The following are encoded together in the Naumannella cuiyingiana genome:
- a CDS encoding phenylalanine 4-monooxygenase — protein sequence MFEEAQLYSPVTRGEDGVEVHLGENHPGFRDPDYRARRNEIAAVAVDWDPDTPVPDITYTPAEHDVWATVSRELAPKHERYAHSEYLAAKAALGLPTDRVPQLSEVTAQLEPLTGFRYVAAPGLVELREFYGSLAQRMFHSTQYLRHPSEPLYTPEPDVIHEVIGHANQLASPRFAELTQAAGAATARAERDDTVQFLADVFWFTMEFGVMWESGILKAYGAGILSSYGEMDEYSHMEIRPLDLAQMGTLNYDITAYQPVLFAAESLDHLEDVVGTFFDGCDDDTPDRIRATLPAAS from the coding sequence ATGTTCGAGGAAGCGCAGCTCTATTCGCCGGTCACTCGCGGCGAGGACGGCGTCGAGGTCCACCTGGGCGAGAACCATCCGGGTTTCCGCGACCCGGACTATCGCGCCCGGCGCAACGAGATCGCCGCCGTGGCCGTGGACTGGGACCCCGATACGCCGGTTCCCGACATCACCTATACCCCGGCCGAGCACGACGTCTGGGCGACGGTCAGCCGCGAGCTGGCCCCCAAACACGAGCGGTACGCCCATTCGGAATACCTCGCCGCCAAGGCCGCCCTGGGGCTGCCGACCGATCGCGTGCCCCAGCTCTCCGAGGTCACCGCGCAGCTCGAACCGCTGACGGGATTCCGCTATGTCGCGGCGCCGGGGCTGGTCGAACTGCGCGAGTTCTACGGCTCGCTCGCCCAGCGGATGTTCCACTCCACCCAGTACCTGCGGCACCCCTCCGAGCCGCTCTACACCCCCGAGCCCGATGTCATCCACGAGGTGATCGGGCACGCCAACCAACTCGCGTCACCGCGGTTCGCCGAGCTCACCCAGGCCGCCGGCGCGGCCACCGCCCGCGCCGAGCGCGACGACACCGTCCAGTTCCTCGCCGATGTCTTCTGGTTCACCATGGAGTTCGGCGTGATGTGGGAGTCGGGCATCCTGAAGGCCTACGGTGCCGGGATCTTGTCCAGCTACGGCGAGATGGACGAGTACTCCCACATGGAGATCAGGCCGCTCGACCTGGCCCAGATGGGCACCCTGAACTACGACATCACCGCCTACCAGCCGGTCCTGTTCGCGGCCGAATCGCTCGATCACCTGGAGGACGTCGTCGGCACCTTCTTCGACGGCTGTGACGACGACACGCCGGATCGGATCAGGGCGACCCTGCCGGCCGCGAGTTGA
- a CDS encoding Uma2 family endonuclease — translation MTGTATSSSTGRDFTERDLPAAPLLAVEILSPSTRLIDLNLKRARYQQAGSPSYWVVDPEARTVTVWELAAGGYAEAASAGERELLEVGNPFEVRIPVAELFA, via the coding sequence ATGACGGGCACCGCTACGAGCTCATCGACGGGGCGCGACTTCACCGAGCGAGACCTCCCGGCCGCGCCGCTGCTCGCCGTCGAGATCCTGTCGCCCAGCACCAGGCTGATCGACCTGAACCTGAAGCGGGCGCGCTATCAGCAGGCCGGCTCGCCGAGCTACTGGGTGGTCGATCCGGAGGCGCGCACGGTCACCGTGTGGGAGCTCGCCGCGGGCGGGTACGCCGAGGCCGCCAGCGCCGGTGAGCGCGAACTGCTGGAGGTCGGCAACCCCTTCGAGGTGCGGATCCCCGTCGCCGAGCTGTTCGCCTGA